The window taatgTTCTTACCATGTACTGGACGCTTCTTCCGCTCAAGAACGCAGGTGTCTTCTTATTTACTACTGTAGGTGAGGAGTTACTGTTGCATGGATGGAGTGGAGGTTGAAGGAACGGCTGCAAGGGTGATATCTTGCTGGCGATCACTGATGTCTGCAGGGTCTGAATGGTTGCTGATGTCAGGTAGGCTGATGTCTGGGGTCTCTGGTGGGGTACTGACTGGTGTAACAGTACTAACTGAAGGGGAGACTGGGATTTTTACGATGTCTGGAGCAGATGATGGTCCTGGTGCAGATGATGGATGAGGTGAAGGAGTACGCTTGTCACACATAGCCTTGAAAAGATCTTGTAGCTTAGTCTGTTTGAGAAGTTTCGGTTTTTCTTTGATGAGAGTGGATTGTATGTTGTACACCTGCATAATCTGTTGTTCTGTGATGCAGGGCCTCTGCTCCAGTGCACAAATCAGTTCTTCACACAACTCGATGGTCCTGTCATGTGAGACCTTTTTCGGGTGTTCATCATCCTGTGTGCTGTTCTCATCATCactgtcctcctccctttgcTCCTTCTTAAATTCTTCTGGGGTGGTTACCATCCTCACTATCTCCTGAGACGTGTAAGCGTGTGCCACAGGACCATCGTCGTCCACGTCTAGCCACTCCTCAACAGCTTTATCCTGAAGTTCCTTTGACACTGAACTGCTGTACTGCTTTGCGTACTCCATAATTTCCCCAACAGTTTTCTTGGCCTCAGAAACCCGAAAACCACCAAAGTCAGCATCAATGTCGTCCAACTCCTCTGCCTGGAACATTAGACTTGGCCACAACTTGTGCCAACAGTTGTGGAGTGTTGATTTTTCCACCATGTCCCAGGCATTAGCGACCCCATACAGCACATTCCGCATGTTGTACTCCTTCCTGAACTCGTCGATtgtcttcccttcactcacacCCATCAACATTTTTCTCATAAAAATGCGTCGATACTTCCGTTTCATTGATCTCAAGATTCCCTTATCTTGAGGTTGAATGAGAGAGGTGCAATTGGGAGGCATGTAGGTCACAAAAACGTTGTCTTTCATCATCTGATCAGCAGGGGGGTGGCCAGGGCAGTTGTCCAGCAACAAAAGTATTTTACAGTCCTTGGGCAAGCCAGCTTTCGTGCAATGTTCCCTTGCCTCAGGAACGAACATCTTCTCAAACCACTCCAACATCATTTTCTGGGTCATCCACGCACGTTTGTTTGCACGATAGTGGACAGGCAACACTCGCATGCCCTTCAACGCGCGTGGATTCTGGCTCTTCCCGATAACCAAAGGTTTGCAGCGATGGCTCCCAGCAGCATTGGCACAGGCCAATACTGTAACCCTGTCCTTTGGCTCTTTAAAGCCTTCAAGTGCCCCCTCATCTTCGTGGCGTAGTGTCTTGTGGGGCATGCAACGCCAGTACAAAGCAGTCTCATCGGCATTGTAAACTTGTTCTGGACTTAAGTTCTCATCCTTGATAATTTTCTCAAAAACATCAACATACCGCTCAGC of the Portunus trituberculatus isolate SZX2019 chromosome 42, ASM1759143v1, whole genome shotgun sequence genome contains:
- the LOC123517371 gene encoding jerky protein homolog-like; its protein translation is MASKRPADFGKSGPSEKKKRLSLTIAQKVELLKKLDSGLPVRKLCEMYGCGSSTVYDLKKQKVQLLTYFADSDSKKLMSKRKHMKPGKYEDLEVCLMEWFRQVRSEGVKLSGDMILEQAKIFFDLLNIEGEFHLSSGWLDRFKKRHGISEGTTCGEAKSADHENAERYVDVFEKIIKDENLSPEQVYNADETALYWRCMPHKTLRHEDEGALEGFKEPKDRVTVLACANAAGSHRCKPLVIGKSQNPRALKGMRVLPVHYRANKRAWMTQKMMLEWFEKMFVPEAREHCTKAGLPKDCKILLLLDNCPGHPPADQMMKDNVFVTYMPPNCTSLIQPQDKGILRSMKRKYRRIFMRKMLMGVSEGKTIDEFRKEYNMRNVLYGVANAWDMVEKSTLHNCWHKLWPSLMFQAEELDDIDADFGGFRVSEAKKTVGEIMEYAKQYSSSVSKELQDKAVEEWLDVDDDGPVAHAYTSQEIVRMVTTPEEFKKEQREEDSDDENSTQDDEHPKKVSHDRTIELCEELICALEQRPCITEQQIMQVYNIQSTLIKEKPKLLKQTKLQDLFKAMCDKRTPSPHPSSAPGPSSAPDIVKIPVSPSVSTVTPVSTPPETPDISLPDISNHSDPADISDRQQDITLAAVPSTSTPSMQQ